In Ostrea edulis chromosome 6, xbOstEdul1.1, whole genome shotgun sequence, a single window of DNA contains:
- the LOC130047229 gene encoding uncharacterized protein LOC130047229, with product MCHIDAPVTKLPAECMYYIDAPITKLPAECMYYIDAPITKLPAECMHYPPITKPPAECMHYIDAPITKLPAECMHYPPITKPPAECMYYIDAPVTKLPAECMYYIDAPITKPPAECMYYIDAPITKLPAECMHYPPITKPPAECMYYPPVTKPPAECMYYIDAPITKLPAECMHYPPITKPPAECMYYIDAPVTKLPAECMYYIDAPITKPPAECMYYIDAPITKLPAECMHYPPITKPPAECMYYPPVTKPPAECMWLSDWLNGQITG from the coding sequence ATGTGTCACATAGACGCACCCGTTACAAAGCTCCCTGCAGAATGTATGTATTACATAGACGCACCCATTACAAAGCTCCCTGCAGAATGTATGTATTACATAGACGCACCCATTACAAAGCTCCCTGCAGAATGTATGCATTACCCACCCATTACAAAGCCCCCTGCAGAATGTATGCATTACATAGACGCACCCATTACAAAGCTCCCTGCAGAATGTATGCATTACCCACCCATTACAAAGCCCCCTGCAGAATGTATGTATTACATAGACGCACCCGTTACAAAGCTCCCTGCAGAATGTATGTATTACATAGACGCACCCATTACAAAGCCCCCTGCAGAATGTATGTATTACATAGACGCACCCATTACAAAGCTCCCTGCAGAATGTATGCATTACCCACCCATTACAAAGCCCCCTGCAGAATGTATGTATTACCCACCCGTTACAAAGCCCCCTGCAGAATGTATGTATTACATAGACGCACCCATTACAAAGCTCCCTGCAGAATGTATGCATTACCCACCCATTACAAAGCCCCCTGCAGAATGTATGTATTACATAGACGCACCCGTTACAAAGCTCCCTGCAGAATGTATGTATTACATAGACGCACCCATTACAAAGCCCCCTGCAGAATGTATGTATTACATAGACGCACCCATTACAAAGCTCCCTGCAGAATGTATGCATTACCCACCCATTACAAAGCCCCCTGCAGAATGTATGTATTACCCACCCGTTACAAAGCCCCCTGCAGAATGTATGTGGTTGTCAGACTGGCTCAATGGTCAGATAACTGGGTAG